In Archangium violaceum, the following are encoded in one genomic region:
- a CDS encoding acyl-CoA dehydrogenase family protein produces MTLASASPLKTPVEHPLLAVARELAPRISARSEEIESARRLPADLAHELARAGLFRMVVPETYGGFELHPALVIEAVETLARADGSTGWCVMIGALTAMCSAWLPEPSARTIFSNPEVITGGVAAPIGRAELVEGGYRVTGRWGWASGSQNCHWLTGGAVVTKNGAPVMREGMPEIRQLFFPMKDATLHDTWHASGLCGTGSGDMEVKDLFVPAEMSTSLVSERPRVDRSLYAFPAFGLLGVGLPAVALGIARRAIDELTALAPQKKIMPLGRFPVASRPAVQEAVAEAVATLRSARAFLLETVHTTFEAATRREVSLRHRAELRLAYTHATRSSARVVDRMYEVAGGAAVFRASPLQRCLRDVHVATQHAMVAQPTLELIGSVLLGVDANTAML; encoded by the coding sequence ATGACACTTGCCTCCGCCTCTCCGCTGAAGACCCCTGTCGAACACCCGCTGCTCGCGGTCGCGCGGGAGCTCGCTCCCCGGATCTCCGCCCGCTCCGAGGAGATCGAATCCGCCCGCCGGCTGCCGGCCGACCTCGCCCACGAGCTGGCCAGGGCCGGGCTCTTCCGCATGGTGGTGCCCGAGACCTACGGGGGCTTCGAGCTCCACCCCGCCCTCGTCATCGAGGCCGTCGAGACGCTCGCCCGGGCGGATGGCTCGACGGGCTGGTGCGTGATGATCGGCGCCCTCACGGCCATGTGCTCGGCCTGGCTGCCCGAGCCATCGGCGCGCACCATCTTCAGCAACCCGGAAGTCATCACCGGAGGAGTGGCCGCCCCCATCGGGCGCGCCGAGCTCGTCGAGGGCGGCTATCGCGTCACCGGGCGCTGGGGCTGGGCCAGTGGCAGCCAGAACTGTCACTGGCTGACGGGAGGCGCGGTGGTGACGAAGAACGGAGCCCCCGTGATGCGCGAGGGCATGCCCGAGATACGCCAGCTCTTCTTCCCCATGAAGGACGCGACGCTCCACGACACCTGGCACGCCTCGGGCCTGTGCGGCACGGGCAGCGGCGACATGGAGGTGAAGGATCTGTTCGTCCCCGCGGAGATGAGCACGTCGCTCGTCAGCGAGCGCCCGCGCGTGGACCGGTCGCTCTACGCCTTCCCGGCCTTCGGGCTGCTGGGGGTGGGGCTCCCGGCCGTGGCGCTCGGCATTGCCCGCCGCGCCATCGACGAGCTGACGGCGCTGGCGCCCCAGAAGAAGATCATGCCCCTGGGCCGTTTCCCGGTGGCCAGCCGGCCCGCGGTGCAGGAGGCCGTGGCCGAGGCCGTGGCCACCCTGCGCTCCGCGCGCGCCTTCCTGCTGGAGACCGTGCACACCACCTTCGAGGCCGCCACGCGCCGCGAGGTGTCCCTGCGTCACCGGGCGGAGCTGCGGCTGGCCTACACCCACGCCACGCGGAGCTCCGCGCGGGTGGTGGACCGGATGTACGAAGTGGCGGGGGGCGCGGCCGTCTTCCGCGCCAGCCCCCTGCAGCGCTGCCTGCGCGACGTCCACGTGGCCACCCAGCACGCCATGGTGGCCCAGCCCACCCTGGAGCTCATCGGCAGCGTGCTGCTCGGCGTGGACGCCAACACCGCCATGCTCTGA
- the pheA gene encoding prephenate dehydratase, producing the protein METIAYLGPPGTFSEEAALAWGGSEAHLLPLASLPAVVTAVETGAASSCVLPLENSLEGAVTTTLDLLIRETALQVRSELVLPVRHMLAVRPGLQLDEVRVLHAHPQALGQSRRFVERCLPDVAIVAALSNAAALTDALADSRPAAAISTRRAIELHSAAILAHDIQDHPNNQTRFILLGAEDAAPTGNDRTSLCFAMSENRAGSLLDALLVLAEARINMTRLESRPAKELLGEYIFLADIEGHRLEPHVAAALQRMRQQTSFFKVFGSYPRYRPPAGEPGVPRRTLST; encoded by the coding sequence ATGGAGACGATCGCCTACCTCGGGCCGCCCGGTACCTTCAGCGAGGAGGCCGCCCTCGCCTGGGGTGGCTCCGAGGCCCATCTGCTGCCGCTCGCCAGTCTCCCGGCCGTCGTCACCGCCGTGGAGACCGGCGCCGCCTCCTCCTGCGTCCTCCCCCTGGAGAACTCGCTGGAGGGCGCCGTCACCACCACGCTGGATCTGCTCATCCGGGAGACCGCCCTTCAGGTCCGCAGCGAGCTCGTCCTGCCCGTGCGCCACATGCTCGCGGTCCGCCCGGGCCTGCAACTCGACGAGGTGCGGGTGCTCCATGCCCATCCGCAGGCACTCGGCCAGAGCCGCCGCTTCGTCGAGCGCTGCCTGCCCGACGTGGCCATCGTCGCCGCCCTCAGCAACGCCGCGGCCCTCACGGACGCACTGGCCGACTCGCGCCCGGCCGCCGCCATCTCGACCCGCCGTGCCATCGAGCTTCACTCCGCGGCCATCCTCGCCCACGACATCCAGGACCACCCCAACAACCAGACCCGCTTCATCCTGCTCGGTGCCGAGGACGCGGCCCCCACCGGGAACGATCGCACCTCGCTGTGCTTCGCCATGTCCGAGAACCGGGCGGGCTCCCTGCTCGATGCCCTGCTGGTGCTCGCCGAGGCTCGCATCAACATGACCCGGCTCGAGTCCCGCCCGGCCAAGGAGCTGCTGGGCGAGTACATCTTCCTGGCCGACATCGAGGGTCATCGTCTGGAGCCCCACGTGGCCGCCGCCCTCCAGCGGATGCGGCAGCAGACCTCGTTCTTCAAGGTCTTCGGCTCCTACCCCCGCTACCGTCCGCCCGCTGGCGAGCCCGGCGTCCCTCGCCGTACGCTCTCCACATGA
- a CDS encoding styrene monooxygenase/indole monooxygenase family protein: MRNIAIIGSGQAGLLAAHALLKAGYQVTLYSDRTPEQWLNESRPTGTATRFDLSLQYEYELDLNSWVDDAPWGDGFHITFCPMLGNRMLTLAGRLRRPFLAIDLRLQSHQWMNELVARGGKVEIESVTLQRLDEIAAAHDLTVVAAGRAELCRLFERDAERSVYDKPQRHLAMVCVEGPRLGFDGIPMLPVKLNLLAPAGETFWVPYFHKDAGASWNLLFEARPGGPMDRFQEARSAEQVLEIGKKVVRDLMPWDYEWMKDARISDPNGWLVGKFAPTVRKPVGRLPSGRLVMPLGDTAMSLDPIGGQGANNGNKMARNLVDCIIAHQDRPFDADWMTDTFERFYWRHGHATYTFNNLLLEPIPAAGRELLIAQYGSDGRFDNHSGEQRLANAFAENFNDPTLLTPFLLDQRRMRQFIAKETGHSWMRALAGGGLGIVREELRQLRGQEPRHPLVRGYKKAA, translated from the coding sequence ATGCGAAACATTGCCATCATCGGCTCCGGGCAGGCGGGTCTCCTGGCGGCGCACGCGCTGCTGAAGGCGGGCTATCAGGTGACGCTCTACTCGGACAGGACACCCGAGCAGTGGCTGAACGAGAGCCGGCCCACCGGGACCGCGACGCGCTTCGACCTCTCGCTGCAGTACGAGTACGAGCTCGACCTCAACTCCTGGGTCGATGACGCACCATGGGGTGACGGCTTCCACATCACCTTCTGTCCGATGCTCGGCAACCGGATGCTGACGCTCGCCGGCCGCCTGCGCAGGCCCTTCCTCGCCATCGACCTGCGCCTGCAGAGCCACCAGTGGATGAACGAGCTGGTGGCGCGCGGCGGCAAGGTGGAGATCGAATCCGTCACCCTACAGCGCCTGGACGAGATCGCCGCCGCGCACGACCTGACCGTCGTGGCCGCCGGGCGCGCCGAGCTGTGCCGCCTCTTCGAGCGCGATGCCGAGCGCAGCGTCTACGACAAGCCCCAGCGCCACCTGGCCATGGTGTGCGTGGAGGGGCCCAGACTGGGCTTCGATGGCATTCCCATGTTGCCTGTGAAGCTCAACCTGCTGGCTCCCGCGGGCGAGACCTTCTGGGTGCCCTACTTCCACAAGGACGCCGGTGCCAGCTGGAACCTCCTCTTCGAGGCCCGGCCCGGTGGACCGATGGACCGCTTCCAGGAGGCCCGGAGCGCCGAGCAGGTGCTGGAGATCGGCAAGAAGGTGGTCCGCGATCTCATGCCCTGGGATTACGAGTGGATGAAGGACGCGCGGATCTCGGATCCCAACGGTTGGCTGGTGGGAAAGTTCGCGCCCACCGTTCGCAAGCCGGTGGGGCGGCTGCCCTCGGGCCGGCTGGTGATGCCGCTGGGGGACACGGCCATGTCGTTGGACCCCATCGGCGGCCAGGGCGCCAACAACGGCAACAAGATGGCGCGCAACCTCGTCGACTGCATCATCGCCCACCAGGACCGGCCCTTCGACGCGGACTGGATGACGGACACCTTCGAGCGCTTCTACTGGCGCCACGGCCACGCCACCTACACCTTCAACAACCTGCTGCTGGAGCCCATCCCCGCCGCGGGGCGCGAGCTGCTCATCGCGCAGTACGGCAGTGACGGCCGCTTCGACAACCACAGCGGGGAGCAGCGGCTGGCCAACGCCTTCGCGGAGAACTTCAACGACCCGACGCTGCTGACGCCCTTTCTCCTGGACCAGCGCCGGATGCGTCAGTTCATCGCGAAGGAGACGGGCCACTCGTGGATGCGGGCCCTGGCCGGGGGTGGCCTGGGCATCGTCCGCGAGGAGCTGCGGCAGCTGCGCGGGCAGGAGCCACGCCACCCGTTGGTCCGGGGGTACAAGAAGGCGGCTTGA
- a CDS encoding iron-containing redox enzyme family protein, which yields MDTSSLLKSGALLPLWQSLQNALAYQPGQGWQMESPYRRPTDLSQLPVEALDEPLRKDALCSRRSLVLNRLLFNAYEQNHLYLPPSRFSEEETRAFQGYYAPDFVAANALVRPVLERTCFQWLSEEISVDGPWTLEHLEEYSQKLLTDFEATPSELCRRIEQAACPDKAARLFLLQVAPDFLSEASQMARALPGNFGPVHSELMKIFIDEFGYGVHSAKHSTLFEETMASVGLSPRVHTHYYWYLPTSLLMTSYFHWITASKPRWFEYVGALYWIEAVVPHANRQFSKLLRKTFGKDVNTKYFDEHVGIDLHHRRMAFDKLIRPMVAQFGNDVIPAMVRGIEASRLLGDLNERDFFAQMDFCEALHAGQVSAPYDAARARELPAGHFIEPQVYDTPQVLGVVRGQVEVDAGYLSPRVLGPGESVAVPAGRMVGARVVGEGALVSFGPQSAGAARG from the coding sequence ATGGACACCTCCTCGTTGCTGAAGTCCGGTGCCCTCCTTCCGCTGTGGCAGTCCCTGCAGAACGCCCTGGCCTACCAGCCGGGCCAGGGCTGGCAGATGGAGAGTCCCTATCGCCGTCCCACGGATCTCTCCCAACTGCCGGTGGAGGCGCTGGACGAGCCGTTGCGCAAGGACGCCCTCTGCTCGCGCCGCTCGCTGGTGCTCAACCGGCTGCTCTTCAACGCCTACGAGCAGAACCACCTCTACCTGCCGCCCTCGCGCTTCAGCGAGGAGGAGACGCGCGCCTTCCAGGGCTACTACGCCCCGGACTTCGTGGCGGCCAACGCCCTGGTGCGCCCCGTGCTGGAGCGCACCTGCTTCCAGTGGCTCTCGGAGGAGATCTCCGTCGACGGGCCGTGGACGCTCGAGCACCTGGAGGAGTACTCCCAGAAGCTGCTGACGGACTTCGAGGCCACCCCCAGCGAGCTGTGCCGGCGCATCGAGCAGGCGGCCTGCCCGGACAAGGCCGCGCGCCTCTTCCTCCTCCAGGTGGCCCCCGACTTCCTCTCCGAGGCCTCGCAGATGGCTCGCGCGCTGCCCGGCAACTTCGGGCCCGTGCACTCGGAGCTGATGAAGATCTTCATCGACGAGTTCGGCTACGGGGTGCATTCGGCCAAGCACTCCACCCTCTTCGAGGAGACGATGGCCTCGGTGGGGCTCAGCCCGCGGGTGCACACGCACTACTACTGGTACCTGCCCACCTCGCTGTTGATGACGAGCTACTTCCACTGGATCACCGCCAGCAAGCCGCGGTGGTTCGAGTACGTGGGCGCGCTCTACTGGATCGAAGCCGTGGTGCCGCACGCCAACCGGCAGTTCAGCAAGCTGCTGCGCAAGACGTTCGGCAAGGACGTCAACACGAAGTACTTCGACGAGCACGTGGGCATCGACCTGCACCACCGGCGCATGGCCTTCGACAAGCTCATCCGGCCGATGGTGGCGCAGTTCGGCAACGACGTCATCCCGGCCATGGTGCGCGGCATCGAGGCGAGCCGGCTGCTGGGCGACCTGAACGAGCGGGACTTCTTCGCGCAGATGGACTTCTGCGAGGCGCTGCACGCCGGCCAGGTCTCGGCCCCCTACGATGCGGCGCGGGCGCGCGAGCTGCCGGCGGGGCACTTCATCGAGCCGCAGGTGTACGACACGCCGCAGGTGCTGGGCGTGGTGCGCGGCCAGGTGGAGGTGGACGCGGGCTACTTGTCTCCGCGCGTGCTCGGGCCGGGCGAGTCGGTGGCCGTGCCCGCCGGCCGCATGGTGGGCGCGCGCGTGGTGGGCGAGGGCGCGCTCGTCTCCTTCGGTCCCCAGTCCGCCGGGGCCGCGCGGGGATGA
- a CDS encoding Rieske 2Fe-2S domain-containing protein — translation MIVQFEARHWERVRVGGEHYLCLKQGEGLVVIQERCRHRGGPLGLGTWDEKTQCIVCPWHEMVNSPRELGRRKVPSVRVGNVMTILVPDPA, via the coding sequence ATGATCGTCCAGTTCGAGGCGCGGCACTGGGAGCGGGTGCGGGTGGGCGGCGAGCACTACCTGTGCCTGAAGCAGGGCGAGGGGCTGGTGGTCATCCAGGAGCGCTGCCGGCACCGCGGCGGTCCACTCGGCCTGGGCACCTGGGACGAGAAGACCCAGTGCATCGTCTGCCCCTGGCACGAGATGGTGAACTCGCCCCGCGAGCTGGGGCGCCGCAAGGTGCCCTCGGTGCGCGTGGGCAACGTGATGACCATTCTCGTTCCCGACCCGGCCTGA
- a CDS encoding arginase family protein — protein MSSPLLQFATCAVERKASAVLFGANTQGAGFSESARGKAAEAGERRHLFSGDFVREADNESPSLTEQLADGASLYDAGNLPLSGLSAEEQVARVRARFLELFQRGQRAVCLGGDHLIKYAAFSAVSAAFEDCGIVYLDAHPDCAQEERLYFGSILHHAWLLPHVSPERTSLLGLRQVNATERKGLWRWKPGIIHALEFCELGLPEVISKLKSQLGKVRRVFFSVDLDGLAPHEVPAVEAPYPGGPTLREVLVLLRALAERYELVGMDVSEFIPELDSVKLTALTTARLTKEFALLPSPRDRR, from the coding sequence ATGAGCAGCCCCCTTCTCCAGTTCGCCACCTGCGCCGTCGAGCGCAAGGCCAGCGCCGTCCTCTTCGGCGCCAACACCCAGGGCGCCGGCTTCTCCGAGAGCGCTCGCGGCAAGGCCGCCGAGGCCGGTGAGCGGCGTCACCTCTTCAGCGGGGACTTCGTGCGCGAGGCCGACAACGAGTCTCCCTCGCTCACCGAGCAGCTCGCCGACGGCGCCTCCCTCTACGACGCGGGCAACCTCCCGCTGAGCGGGCTGTCGGCGGAGGAGCAGGTGGCCCGGGTGCGCGCGCGCTTCCTGGAGCTGTTCCAGCGCGGCCAGCGCGCGGTGTGCCTCGGAGGGGACCACCTCATCAAATACGCGGCCTTCTCCGCGGTGAGCGCGGCCTTCGAGGACTGCGGCATCGTCTACCTGGATGCCCACCCGGACTGCGCCCAGGAGGAGCGGCTCTACTTCGGCTCCATCCTTCACCACGCCTGGCTGCTGCCCCACGTGAGCCCGGAGCGCACCAGCCTGCTGGGGCTGCGGCAGGTGAACGCGACCGAGCGCAAGGGGCTGTGGCGCTGGAAGCCCGGCATCATCCACGCCCTGGAGTTCTGTGAGCTCGGGCTGCCGGAGGTCATCTCCAAGCTGAAGTCGCAGCTCGGGAAGGTGCGGCGCGTCTTCTTCTCGGTGGACCTGGACGGCCTGGCGCCCCACGAGGTGCCCGCGGTGGAGGCCCCCTACCCCGGCGGCCCTACCCTGCGCGAGGTGCTGGTGCTGCTGCGCGCGCTCGCCGAGCGCTACGAGCTGGTGGGCATGGACGTCTCCGAGTTCATCCCGGAGCTGGACTCCGTGAAGCTCACCGCGCTGACCACGGCGCGGCTGACGAAGGAGTTCGCGCTCCTGCCCTCGCCGCGCGACCGGCGCTGA
- a CDS encoding fatty acid desaturase family protein, with protein sequence MRGVENEDKEKAPARLGVADIRHFRAFLVEGERAKLFEELHRPRPGVVWPQVLGTWGLILAAWALCFYVSPLWLPLALVVVGSRQRALGNSLHDASHGNMLEGREANRRVGTVLCSLPMFEDFELYRIEHLRHHAYLGVPEKDPDFLSLPRGADGQLPRAPWAVYRSFLLDGTMFRKSLIGVMDRMKPAQRWKVLAWWLVALALLAGVAGPKAALSFAGLWMLARATTYHAIKVFAEVSDHIGLEPGSIIGYTRNLPGNWLSHFLHPHHDNYHLAHHLFPRIPLANLQRLHVLLTEASGYGSAHHCDTYFLGPSSVVRSWVAPKAIPALATVAPRQGSSQPRAA encoded by the coding sequence ATGAGGGGCGTCGAGAACGAGGACAAGGAGAAGGCTCCGGCGCGGTTGGGCGTGGCGGACATCCGCCATTTCCGGGCCTTCTTGGTGGAGGGCGAGCGGGCGAAGCTCTTCGAGGAGCTGCACCGGCCCCGTCCGGGCGTGGTGTGGCCGCAGGTGCTGGGGACGTGGGGACTCATCCTCGCCGCCTGGGCGCTGTGCTTCTACGTGTCGCCGCTGTGGCTGCCCCTGGCGCTGGTGGTGGTGGGCTCGCGGCAGCGCGCGCTGGGCAACAGCCTCCACGACGCCTCCCACGGCAACATGTTGGAGGGCCGCGAGGCGAACCGCCGGGTGGGCACGGTGCTGTGCTCGCTGCCGATGTTCGAGGACTTCGAGCTGTACCGCATCGAGCACCTGCGGCACCACGCCTACCTGGGCGTGCCCGAGAAGGATCCGGACTTCCTGTCGTTGCCGAGGGGCGCGGATGGCCAGCTCCCGCGCGCGCCCTGGGCCGTCTACCGGAGCTTCCTGCTGGACGGGACGATGTTCCGCAAGTCGCTGATCGGCGTGATGGACCGCATGAAGCCCGCGCAGCGGTGGAAGGTGCTGGCGTGGTGGCTGGTGGCGCTCGCGCTGCTGGCGGGGGTGGCGGGCCCGAAGGCGGCGCTGTCCTTCGCGGGGCTGTGGATGCTGGCGCGCGCCACCACGTACCACGCCATCAAGGTGTTCGCCGAGGTGTCGGACCACATCGGGCTCGAGCCGGGCTCCATCATCGGCTACACGCGCAACCTGCCGGGCAACTGGCTCTCCCACTTCCTGCATCCGCACCACGACAACTATCACCTCGCCCATCACCTCTTTCCGCGCATCCCGCTGGCCAACCTGCAACGGCTGCACGTGCTGCTGACGGAGGCCTCGGGCTACGGCTCGGCGCACCACTGCGACACCTACTTCCTCGGCCCCTCGTCGGTGGTGCGCAGCTGGGTGGCGCCCAAGGCCATCCCCGCGCTGGCCACGGTGGCACCGCGCCAGGGGAGCTCCCAGCCACGCGCGGCCTGA
- a CDS encoding B3/B4 domain-containing protein, producing the protein MDLKVSDEMAQRYPDLRISFLTVRGMDNTGESEALGNELREAEQRFRGQFADQPALEADRRILAWREAYQSFGVNPKKFRPSAEALLRRVVKGDPVPWISKAVNAYLLAELFYLLPVGGYDVTGVKGDVHLRLSKGGESFTAIGSDKPEQTDAGEVVYADDEKVLTRRWNFRDCDQAKVTTGSKDIALFVEATSAAIQTEELTGLAELIARKIQQYCGGTTTTGLLDVKTQRAIHVL; encoded by the coding sequence GTGGACCTCAAAGTTTCCGACGAGATGGCCCAGCGCTACCCGGACCTGCGCATCAGCTTCCTGACGGTGCGGGGCATGGACAACACCGGGGAGAGCGAAGCCCTGGGCAACGAGCTGCGCGAGGCGGAGCAGCGCTTCCGTGGCCAGTTCGCGGATCAGCCCGCGCTCGAGGCGGACCGGCGCATCCTCGCGTGGCGCGAGGCCTACCAGAGCTTTGGCGTCAACCCGAAGAAGTTCCGCCCCAGCGCCGAGGCGCTGCTGCGCCGCGTGGTGAAGGGGGACCCTGTCCCGTGGATCAGCAAGGCGGTGAACGCCTACCTGCTGGCGGAGCTCTTCTACCTGCTGCCGGTGGGCGGCTACGACGTGACGGGCGTGAAGGGTGATGTGCACCTGCGCCTGTCCAAGGGAGGCGAGTCCTTCACCGCCATCGGCTCCGACAAGCCCGAGCAGACGGACGCGGGCGAGGTGGTGTACGCGGATGACGAGAAGGTGCTCACCCGCCGCTGGAACTTCCGCGACTGCGATCAGGCCAAGGTGACCACCGGCTCCAAGGACATCGCCCTGTTCGTCGAGGCCACCTCGGCGGCCATCCAGACCGAGGAGCTCACCGGCCTGGCCGAGCTCATCGCCCGGAAGATCCAGCAGTACTGCGGCGGCACCACGACCACGGGGCTGCTGGACGTGAAGACACAGCGCGCCATCCACGTCCTCTGA
- a CDS encoding Kelch repeat-containing protein produces the protein MRTTSAHLQVQVFTHQADFASTTGARPVAFPPSAEAAYPTKIVSSPDHSCTQALSGIALPWHQELPGLVVRAPHSQEWICLIGPGWNVNNTNPRPRVPTIVGRGEDDYELTFTRPVSAVGLELLTNHSAVETVTLTFADGSSQTLTDDVLGTAANAFEFIGFGSSTPIVALSIDTTGGDVQNEGLARIWTAPFPPPAESSGWVLTGSMERSRLQHAAALLSGGKVLVAGGFNVTAELYDPGTGSWTRTGDTLTTYRAHGLTPLKDGRVLICGGGTSELYDPVSGLWFSSGAMVSARFHHTATRLPDGRVLVVGGADGEHGGTALASAELYDPATGSWSATGHLGVARRSHAAVLVSGGKVLVMGGLDASGNLLTSAELYDPATGSWSATGAMGVGRAWHSATPLGSGRVLVVGGAGIDPALGASAELYDPETGTWSATGAMATPRRFHSATLLPGGKVLVAGGFHEYTGIVTSAELYDPAGGTWSAAVSMNVERYSHTATLLPDGRVLAVGGVSNHDQATAELYGSGLSCDTGNPCSRGVIDFSSGAPVCVDSPLPANTECGTNQICDGHGACVPSVRTAQVSCGRGTRSGDQLCQELGFTGATTANGYWWGQCAGTQDRCPGGWQGDGTTCANWCSAEAGDCAGVSFCGAPWGWGSVRERLGDGSTTFTANEYWSCSGWNPGWTVRVRCFY, from the coding sequence TTGCGGACCACATCCGCGCACTTGCAGGTGCAAGTATTCACGCATCAGGCCGACTTCGCCTCGACGACCGGTGCGAGGCCGGTGGCCTTCCCTCCCTCGGCGGAGGCGGCCTACCCGACGAAGATCGTCTCGTCCCCCGACCATAGCTGTACCCAGGCGCTCTCCGGCATCGCGCTGCCCTGGCACCAGGAGCTGCCCGGCCTCGTGGTCCGCGCTCCGCACTCCCAGGAGTGGATCTGCCTCATCGGCCCGGGGTGGAACGTCAACAACACGAATCCCAGACCTCGCGTCCCGACCATCGTTGGACGGGGGGAGGATGACTACGAGCTCACCTTCACCCGGCCCGTCTCCGCGGTGGGCCTCGAGCTGCTGACCAATCACTCGGCGGTCGAGACCGTCACGCTCACGTTCGCCGATGGGTCGAGCCAGACGCTCACGGATGACGTGCTCGGCACGGCGGCGAACGCCTTCGAGTTCATCGGCTTCGGGTCCTCCACGCCCATCGTCGCGCTCTCCATCGACACCACGGGGGGAGACGTCCAGAACGAGGGCCTCGCCAGGATCTGGACCGCGCCCTTCCCGCCGCCCGCCGAGTCCTCCGGGTGGGTGCTGACGGGCAGCATGGAGCGGAGCCGGTTGCAGCACGCGGCCGCGCTGCTCTCCGGTGGCAAGGTGCTCGTGGCCGGTGGCTTCAACGTCACCGCGGAGCTGTATGACCCGGGGACCGGCTCCTGGACGCGCACGGGCGATACCCTCACCACCTACCGCGCCCATGGCCTGACGCCGCTGAAGGATGGCCGCGTGCTCATCTGTGGTGGCGGTACCTCGGAGCTGTATGACCCGGTCTCGGGCCTCTGGTTCTCCTCTGGCGCCATGGTCTCGGCGCGCTTCCACCACACCGCCACCCGGCTGCCCGATGGCAGGGTGCTGGTGGTGGGTGGTGCCGACGGGGAGCACGGCGGAACCGCGCTGGCCTCGGCCGAGCTGTATGACCCGGCCACCGGCTCCTGGTCGGCCACCGGTCACCTGGGCGTGGCCCGTCGTTCCCATGCGGCCGTCCTGGTGTCCGGGGGCAAGGTGCTGGTGATGGGCGGCCTGGACGCCAGCGGCAACCTGCTGACCTCGGCCGAGCTGTATGACCCGGCCACCGGCTCCTGGTCGGCCACGGGGGCCATGGGGGTGGGCCGCGCCTGGCACTCGGCCACCCCGCTGGGGAGTGGCAGGGTGCTGGTGGTGGGCGGCGCGGGGATCGACCCGGCCCTCGGGGCCTCGGCCGAGCTGTATGACCCGGAGACCGGTACCTGGTCGGCCACTGGCGCCATGGCCACGCCGCGCCGCTTCCACTCGGCCACGCTCCTGCCCGGCGGCAAGGTCCTGGTGGCCGGTGGCTTCCACGAGTACACCGGCATCGTCACCTCCGCGGAGCTGTATGACCCCGCCGGCGGCACGTGGAGCGCCGCGGTCAGCATGAACGTGGAACGCTACTCCCATACCGCCACGTTGCTGCCCGATGGCCGCGTCCTCGCGGTGGGAGGCGTCAGCAACCACGACCAGGCCACCGCGGAGCTATACGGGTCCGGGCTGTCGTGCGACACCGGCAACCCGTGCAGCCGTGGCGTCATCGACTTCTCGAGCGGCGCGCCCGTGTGCGTCGACAGCCCCCTGCCCGCCAACACGGAGTGCGGGACGAATCAGATCTGCGACGGCCACGGGGCCTGCGTGCCCAGCGTGCGCACGGCCCAGGTTTCCTGTGGACGGGGCACGCGCTCGGGAGACCAGCTCTGCCAGGAGCTCGGCTTCACGGGCGCCACCACGGCCAACGGCTACTGGTGGGGCCAGTGCGCGGGGACGCAGGACCGCTGCCCGGGGGGGTGGCAGGGCGATGGAACGACCTGTGCGAACTGGTGCTCGGCCGAGGCGGGGGATTGCGCGGGCGTGTCGTTCTGCGGCGCGCCCTGGGGCTGGGGCTCCGTCCGTGAGCGGCTGGGTGACGGCTCCACCACGTTCACCGCGAACGAGTACTGGTCCTGCTCCGGGTGGAACCCGGGTTGGACGGTCCGCGTGCGTTGCTTCTACTGA
- a CDS encoding metallophosphoesterase family protein, with protein sequence MKLYALSDLHLRYEKNRQALESLAPHPEDWLIVAGDVGETQEHMDFAWRTLTARFQKLIWVPGNHELWTLTREQPALRGEARYQQVVEHCRSYGVLTPEDPYPRWPGEGPHRVLVPLFLLYDYSFRPDHVSEQGAVEWALESHVLCTDEAVLHPDPYPSRSAWCAARVEQALARLEALPADCSTILINHFPLRYEHVRLPRIPRFSIWCGTKKTEDWHQRFRAEVVVSGHLHMPATLWRDGVRFEEVSLGYPQQWAWRGDISRCLREILPGPTPDAAQ encoded by the coding sequence ATGAAGCTCTACGCCCTCAGTGACCTCCACCTGCGCTACGAGAAGAACCGGCAAGCGCTCGAATCACTCGCCCCCCATCCCGAGGACTGGCTCATCGTTGCTGGAGACGTGGGAGAGACCCAGGAGCACATGGACTTCGCGTGGCGCACGCTGACGGCGCGCTTCCAGAAGCTCATCTGGGTCCCCGGCAACCACGAGCTGTGGACGCTGACGCGCGAGCAGCCCGCGCTGCGCGGCGAGGCCCGCTACCAGCAGGTCGTGGAGCACTGCCGCTCGTATGGCGTGCTCACCCCGGAGGACCCCTACCCGCGCTGGCCGGGCGAGGGCCCGCACCGGGTGCTGGTGCCGCTGTTCCTGCTCTACGACTACTCCTTCCGCCCGGACCACGTCTCCGAGCAGGGCGCCGTCGAATGGGCCCTGGAGTCGCACGTGCTGTGCACGGACGAGGCCGTGCTGCACCCGGACCCGTACCCCTCACGGTCCGCCTGGTGCGCGGCGCGGGTGGAGCAGGCACTCGCCCGGCTGGAGGCCCTGCCGGCGGACTGCTCCACCATCCTCATCAACCACTTCCCGCTGCGCTACGAGCACGTGCGGCTGCCGCGCATCCCCCGCTTCTCCATCTGGTGCGGGACGAAGAAGACGGAGGACTGGCACCAGCGCTTCCGGGCCGAGGTCGTCGTCAGCGGCCACCTCCACATGCCCGCCACGCTGTGGCGTGACGGGGTGCGCTTCGAGGAGGTGTCACTCGGCTATCCGCAGCAGTGGGCCTGGCGCGGGGACATCTCCCGGTGTCTCCGGGAGATATTGCCGGGCCCCACGCCTGACGCCGCTCAGTAG